From Cydia fagiglandana chromosome 6, ilCydFagi1.1, whole genome shotgun sequence, the proteins below share one genomic window:
- the LOC134665114 gene encoding receptor-type guanylate cyclase Gyc76C-like isoform X2, producing MISYKCSDYQTSTIPNFARLEPPDTQATKSVMALLRYYRWNKFSIVYEESWVTVALTLENHAKKNNMTVNHQRPVIEGFKCCSEKMACCAPGFWYQFIQDTKNRTRIYVFLGSTSGLIDMMQAMESLQLFVNGQYMVIFVDMITYSPKEAMKYLIKTEDRGSQPGCEHVFTSEFKKRAQSLLVVVSSEPDSSYETFTNRVRKYNTMKPFDLGLPTIFGNKFTKFVSIYAAYLYDSVKLYAKALDKLLREEKNLTYEKVMTISRNGSRIVAKMIESTPYKSVSGMMIRLDERADSEGNFSVLAFKARSASNLSDDDVNCTYSMIPVGHFQQSSREFPEYKTNPRIQIDWPDNVKPEDEPSCGFLNEKCPKDDSQITALVVAGTLAVTLFCTLVVTISIYRKWKIEQEIEGLLWKIDSQDINGYYGSGLVWSPSKLSLASGISCESRCCPQIFAETAQYRGNVVRIKELKFSKKKDIPRDVMKEMRLLRELRHDNLNSFIGAVVEPLRVLLVTDYCAKGSLYDIIENEDIKLDQMFISSLVHDLIKGMTFIHNSPLVFHGNLKSSNCVVTSRWMLQVTDFGLHELRYSAEVGFMGDHQYYRGLLWKSPELLRELDDPNGTVGGTQKGDVYAFGIILYEIIARKGPFGNSLDPKEIVERVKRGRTEGEEVFRPDTSALVGVAEDYVLQTMQDCWAEEPAARPDFVTLRNRLKKMKSGKSRNIMDQMMDMMEKYANNLEELVNERTRLLFEEKQKTEDLLHRMLPKSVARRLTTGEGVEPESFDSVTIYFSDIVGFTAMSAESTPLQVVNFLNDLYTVFDRIIRGYDVYKVETIGDAYMVVSGLPIRNNDKHVGEIASMALELLNAVKSHKISHRPNETLKLRIGIHTGAVVAGVVGLTMPRYCLFGDTVNTASRMESTGEPLRIHISPSCKLALDKIGGYIVEPRGAIAIKGKGEIQTYWLVGTTEKAIQKRFVEGDDLRPLFCRPRRSPRLADSRHPSLSGGGSGGGSVVRQRAASGARGSRCSLPAPAAPAPGTPPPQRRAKDMLAKARNALSSIASSTAGERGERSPSPTRTLRYAASLDVLPERRRSPRLRRQHTTRSLDAEPEPVATLTRPGDPVFNGTVIGILADPRQEEDSPLLRKCSLYNKPPAKRKVHDSSYIEFYKKWRSLENVADAAEARKLPRLALRSWLLGIFAGRSSTPSLRRAPGPPLLDTESAV from the exons ATGATCTCTTAT AAATGTTCCGACTACCAAACTTCAACCATCCCTAACTTTGCCAGATTGGAACCTCCAGACACACAG GCTACAAAATCAGTAATGGCGCTACTACGCTACTACCGTTGGAACAAGTTCAGCATAGTGTACGAGGAGTCGTGGGTGACGGTAGCGCTGACTCTGGAGAACCACGCCAAGAAGAACAACATGACCGTCAACCACCAGCGGCCGGTCATCGAGGGCTTCAAGTGCTGCTCCGAGAAGATGGCCTGCTGCGCGCCCGGCTTCTGGTACCAGTTCATACAGGACACCAAGAATAGGACCAGGA TATACGTGTTTTTGGGATCAACGTCGGGGTTAATCGACATGATGCAAGCCATGGAATCCTTGCAGTTATTCGTTAATGGCCAGTACATGGTCATATTCGTCGATATGATAACTTACTCGCCTAAAGAAGCTATGAAGTATTTAATCA AGACCGAGGACCGGGGATCACAGCCCGGTTGCGAACACGTGTTCACGAGCGAGTTCAAAAAGCGAGCGCAATCGCTGCTGGTGGTGGTGTCCTCCGAGCCAGACAGTTCGTACGAAACGTTCACGAATAGAGTACGGAAGTACAACACCATGAAACCGTTCGACTTGGGATTGCCGACCATATTTGGAAATAAATTTACgaag TTCGTTTCCATTTATGCCGCATACTTGTACGACTCCGTGAAACTGTACGCGAAGGCGTTGGATAAACTATTGAGAGAGGAAAAGAATCTGACGTATGAGAAAGTGATGACCATCTCAAGGAACGGTTCACGAATAGTAGCCAAAATGATCGAGTCGACACCTTATAAAA GTGTCTCCGGAATGATGATTCGTCTGGACGAGCGGGCCGACTCCGAGGGTAACTTCTCTGTGCTCGCGTTCAAGGCGCGCTCGGCCAGCAACCTCAGCGACGACGACGTCAACTGCACCTACAGCATGATCCCCGTCGGCCACTTCCAGCAGAGCAGCCGCGAGTTCCCT GAATACAAAACGAACCCGCGCATCCAAATCGACTGGCCCGACAACGTGAAACCCGAGGACGAACCCTCATGTGGTTTCCTTAACGAGAAGTGTCCCAAAGATGACTCCCAGATCACCGCCCTAGTGGTCGCCGGGACGCTGGCCGTCACGCTGTTCTGCACTCTAGTCGTTACTATTAGCATTTACCGCAAGTGGAAGATCGAGCAGGAGATAGAGGGTCTACTCTGGAAGATAGATTCGCAGGATATCAATGGATATTATGGCAGTGGATTAGTCTGGTCACCTAGTAAG ttaagTTTAGCGAGCGGCATATCGTGCGAGAGCCGATGCTGCCCTCAGATATTCGCGGAGACCGCTCAGTACAGGGGCAATGTTGTTAGGATTAAGGAGTTGAAGTTCTCCAAAAAGAAA GACATTCCGCGTGACGTGATGAAGGAGATGCGGCTGCTGCGCGAGCTGCGGCACGACAACCTCAACTCGTTCATCGGCGCCGTGGTGGAGCCGCTACGGGTGCTGCTCGTCACCGACTACTGTGCCAAGGGGAGCTTGTAT GATATAATTGAAAATGAGGATATAAAATTGGACCAAATGTTCATATCATCGTTAGTACATGATCTCATAAAG GGTATGACGTTTATTCATAATTCTCCATTAGTGTTTCACGGAAATCTCAAATCCTCGAATTGTGTAGTTACTTCAAGATGGATGCTTCAG GTTACTGACTTCGGTCTTCATGAATTAAGGTACTCTGCGGAAGTAGGTTTCATGGGCGATCATCAATATTACAGAG GTTTGCTGTGGAAGTCACCAGAGCTGCTTCGGGAGTTAGACGACCCAAACGGCACGGTGGGCGGCACGCAGAAGGGCGACGTGTACGCGTTCGGCATCATACTGTACGAGATTATCGCTCGCAAGGGCCCGTTTGGCAATAGCCTAGATCCCAAAG AAATAGTGGAGCGCGTGAAGCGGGGCCGAACTGAGGGCGAGGAGGTGTTCCGGCCCGACACGAGCGCCCTGGTCGGCGTGGCCGAAGATTACGTGCTGCAGACCATGCAGGACTGCTGGGCCGAAGAACCGGCTGCAAGACCAGACTTCGTCACGTTGCGTAACCGGCTCAAGAAGATGAAGTCCGGCAA GTCTAGGAATATAATGGACCAAATGATGGACATGATGGAGAAGTACGCTAATAATTTAGAAGAACTAGTCAATGAGAGAACGAGGCTATTGTTTGAAGAGAAGCAGAAGACGGAAGATTTATTACATAGAATGCTACCAAA GTCCGTTGCGCGACGACTGACGACGGGTGAAGGCGTGGAGCCGGAGTCGTTCGACTCGGTGACGATCTACTTCAGTGACATAGTGGGCTTCACCGCCATGTCCGCGGAGAGCACGCCGCTGCAGGTCGTCAACTTCCTCAACGATCTCTACACCGTGTTCGACAGAATCATTAGAGGCTACGACGTCTATAAAGTGGAAACTATAGGCGACGCTTACATGGTG GTATCGGGTTTACCAATCAGAAACAACGACAAGCACGTGGGTGAAATCGCGTCGATGGCGTTGGAGTTATTAAACGCCGTCAAAAGTCACAAAATTTCGCACAGACCAAATGAAACTCTTAAACTTAGAATAGGAATACACACAG GGGCGGTAGTAGCAGGCGTAGTGGGTCTAACGATGCCTCGCTACTGTCTGTTCGGCGACACGGTGAACACGGCGTCGCGCATGGAATCCACGGGCGAGCCGCTCCGCATCCACATCTCGCCGAGTTGTAAACTAGCGCTCGACAAGATCGGCGGCTACATCGTGGAGCCCCGCGGCGCTATCGCCATCAAGGGGAAGGGGGAG attcaAACGTACTGGTTGGTGGGTACGACGGAGAAAGCGATCCAGAAGCGATTCGTGGAAGGCGACGACCTGCGGCCGCTGTTCTGTCGACCGAGGCGGAGCCCACGGCTCGCGGACTCGAGGCATCCTTCACTATCAG gcggcggcagcggcggcggcagcgTGGTGCGGCAGCGCGCGGCGTCGGGCGCGCGCGGCTCGCGCTGCTCGctgcccgcgcccgccgcgcccgcgcccggcaCGCCGCCCCCGCAGCGCCGCGCCAAGGACATGCTCGCCAAGGCCAG GAATGCGCTAAGTTCGATCGCGTCGTCGACGGCGGGCGAACGGGGCGAGCGGTCGCCGTCGCCGACGCGGACGCTGCGCTACGCGGCGTCGCTGGACGTGCTGCCCGAGCGGCGCCGCTCGCCGCGCCTGCGCCGCCAGCACACCACGCGCTCGCTCGACGCCGAGCCGGAGCCCGTGGCCACGCTCACGCGGCCCGGCGACCCCGTCTTCAACGGCACCGTCATCGGCATCCTCGCCGACCCGCGCCAGGAGGAGGACTCGCCGCTGCTGCGCAAGTGCAGCCTGTACAACAAGCCGCCCGCCAAGCGGAAGGTGCACGACTCGAGCTACATCGAGTTCTACAAGAAGTGGCGGTCGCTGGAGAACGTGGCGGACGCGGCGGAGGCGCGCAAGCTGCCGCGGCTGGCGCTGCGCTCGTGGCTGCTCGGCATCTTCGCCGGCCGCTCGTCCACGCCCTCGCTGCGCCGCGCGCCCGGCCCGCCGCTGCTCGACACCGAGTCGGCCGTGTGA
- the LOC134665114 gene encoding receptor-type guanylate cyclase Gyc76C-like isoform X1 yields MWRGAVLALAALSLLAAPALALHKKYNITIGYLPSIKGELRDRQGLAISGALSMALEEVNNQDIILPDVELLLEWNDTRGDTVTATRLLTHMSCSGVAAFFGPEGHCNTEAIVAQSVNLPMISYKCSDYQTSTIPNFARLEPPDTQATKSVMALLRYYRWNKFSIVYEESWVTVALTLENHAKKNNMTVNHQRPVIEGFKCCSEKMACCAPGFWYQFIQDTKNRTRIYVFLGSTSGLIDMMQAMESLQLFVNGQYMVIFVDMITYSPKEAMKYLIKTEDRGSQPGCEHVFTSEFKKRAQSLLVVVSSEPDSSYETFTNRVRKYNTMKPFDLGLPTIFGNKFTKFVSIYAAYLYDSVKLYAKALDKLLREEKNLTYEKVMTISRNGSRIVAKMIESTPYKSVSGMMIRLDERADSEGNFSVLAFKARSASNLSDDDVNCTYSMIPVGHFQQSSREFPEYKTNPRIQIDWPDNVKPEDEPSCGFLNEKCPKDDSQITALVVAGTLAVTLFCTLVVTISIYRKWKIEQEIEGLLWKIDSQDINGYYGSGLVWSPSKLSLASGISCESRCCPQIFAETAQYRGNVVRIKELKFSKKKDIPRDVMKEMRLLRELRHDNLNSFIGAVVEPLRVLLVTDYCAKGSLYDIIENEDIKLDQMFISSLVHDLIKGMTFIHNSPLVFHGNLKSSNCVVTSRWMLQVTDFGLHELRYSAEVGFMGDHQYYRGLLWKSPELLRELDDPNGTVGGTQKGDVYAFGIILYEIIARKGPFGNSLDPKEIVERVKRGRTEGEEVFRPDTSALVGVAEDYVLQTMQDCWAEEPAARPDFVTLRNRLKKMKSGKSRNIMDQMMDMMEKYANNLEELVNERTRLLFEEKQKTEDLLHRMLPKSVARRLTTGEGVEPESFDSVTIYFSDIVGFTAMSAESTPLQVVNFLNDLYTVFDRIIRGYDVYKVETIGDAYMVVSGLPIRNNDKHVGEIASMALELLNAVKSHKISHRPNETLKLRIGIHTGAVVAGVVGLTMPRYCLFGDTVNTASRMESTGEPLRIHISPSCKLALDKIGGYIVEPRGAIAIKGKGEIQTYWLVGTTEKAIQKRFVEGDDLRPLFCRPRRSPRLADSRHPSLSGGGSGGGSVVRQRAASGARGSRCSLPAPAAPAPGTPPPQRRAKDMLAKARNALSSIASSTAGERGERSPSPTRTLRYAASLDVLPERRRSPRLRRQHTTRSLDAEPEPVATLTRPGDPVFNGTVIGILADPRQEEDSPLLRKCSLYNKPPAKRKVHDSSYIEFYKKWRSLENVADAAEARKLPRLALRSWLLGIFAGRSSTPSLRRAPGPPLLDTESAV; encoded by the exons TGGCGGCGCCGGCGCTGGCGCTGCACAAGAAGTACAACATCACCATCGGGTACCTGCCGTCCATTAAGGGCGAGCTCCGCGACCGGCAGGGGCTCGCCATCTCTGGGGCGCTGTCTATGGCGCTTGAAGAG GTCAACAATCAAGACATTATCTTGCCGGACGTGGAACTTCTACTGGAGTGGAACGACACCCGCGGCGACACGGTGACGGCAACGCGGCTACTTACACACATGAGTTGCTCCGGTGTCGCCGCGTTCTTTGGGCCTGAGGGCCACTGCAACACGGAGGCCATTGTCGCGCAGTCCGTCAACTTGCCCATGATCTCCTAT AAATGTTCCGACTACCAAACTTCAACCATCCCTAACTTTGCCAGATTGGAACCTCCAGACACACAG GCTACAAAATCAGTAATGGCGCTACTACGCTACTACCGTTGGAACAAGTTCAGCATAGTGTACGAGGAGTCGTGGGTGACGGTAGCGCTGACTCTGGAGAACCACGCCAAGAAGAACAACATGACCGTCAACCACCAGCGGCCGGTCATCGAGGGCTTCAAGTGCTGCTCCGAGAAGATGGCCTGCTGCGCGCCCGGCTTCTGGTACCAGTTCATACAGGACACCAAGAATAGGACCAGGA TATACGTGTTTTTGGGATCAACGTCGGGGTTAATCGACATGATGCAAGCCATGGAATCCTTGCAGTTATTCGTTAATGGCCAGTACATGGTCATATTCGTCGATATGATAACTTACTCGCCTAAAGAAGCTATGAAGTATTTAATCA AGACCGAGGACCGGGGATCACAGCCCGGTTGCGAACACGTGTTCACGAGCGAGTTCAAAAAGCGAGCGCAATCGCTGCTGGTGGTGGTGTCCTCCGAGCCAGACAGTTCGTACGAAACGTTCACGAATAGAGTACGGAAGTACAACACCATGAAACCGTTCGACTTGGGATTGCCGACCATATTTGGAAATAAATTTACgaag TTCGTTTCCATTTATGCCGCATACTTGTACGACTCCGTGAAACTGTACGCGAAGGCGTTGGATAAACTATTGAGAGAGGAAAAGAATCTGACGTATGAGAAAGTGATGACCATCTCAAGGAACGGTTCACGAATAGTAGCCAAAATGATCGAGTCGACACCTTATAAAA GTGTCTCCGGAATGATGATTCGTCTGGACGAGCGGGCCGACTCCGAGGGTAACTTCTCTGTGCTCGCGTTCAAGGCGCGCTCGGCCAGCAACCTCAGCGACGACGACGTCAACTGCACCTACAGCATGATCCCCGTCGGCCACTTCCAGCAGAGCAGCCGCGAGTTCCCT GAATACAAAACGAACCCGCGCATCCAAATCGACTGGCCCGACAACGTGAAACCCGAGGACGAACCCTCATGTGGTTTCCTTAACGAGAAGTGTCCCAAAGATGACTCCCAGATCACCGCCCTAGTGGTCGCCGGGACGCTGGCCGTCACGCTGTTCTGCACTCTAGTCGTTACTATTAGCATTTACCGCAAGTGGAAGATCGAGCAGGAGATAGAGGGTCTACTCTGGAAGATAGATTCGCAGGATATCAATGGATATTATGGCAGTGGATTAGTCTGGTCACCTAGTAAG ttaagTTTAGCGAGCGGCATATCGTGCGAGAGCCGATGCTGCCCTCAGATATTCGCGGAGACCGCTCAGTACAGGGGCAATGTTGTTAGGATTAAGGAGTTGAAGTTCTCCAAAAAGAAA GACATTCCGCGTGACGTGATGAAGGAGATGCGGCTGCTGCGCGAGCTGCGGCACGACAACCTCAACTCGTTCATCGGCGCCGTGGTGGAGCCGCTACGGGTGCTGCTCGTCACCGACTACTGTGCCAAGGGGAGCTTGTAT GATATAATTGAAAATGAGGATATAAAATTGGACCAAATGTTCATATCATCGTTAGTACATGATCTCATAAAG GGTATGACGTTTATTCATAATTCTCCATTAGTGTTTCACGGAAATCTCAAATCCTCGAATTGTGTAGTTACTTCAAGATGGATGCTTCAG GTTACTGACTTCGGTCTTCATGAATTAAGGTACTCTGCGGAAGTAGGTTTCATGGGCGATCATCAATATTACAGAG GTTTGCTGTGGAAGTCACCAGAGCTGCTTCGGGAGTTAGACGACCCAAACGGCACGGTGGGCGGCACGCAGAAGGGCGACGTGTACGCGTTCGGCATCATACTGTACGAGATTATCGCTCGCAAGGGCCCGTTTGGCAATAGCCTAGATCCCAAAG AAATAGTGGAGCGCGTGAAGCGGGGCCGAACTGAGGGCGAGGAGGTGTTCCGGCCCGACACGAGCGCCCTGGTCGGCGTGGCCGAAGATTACGTGCTGCAGACCATGCAGGACTGCTGGGCCGAAGAACCGGCTGCAAGACCAGACTTCGTCACGTTGCGTAACCGGCTCAAGAAGATGAAGTCCGGCAA GTCTAGGAATATAATGGACCAAATGATGGACATGATGGAGAAGTACGCTAATAATTTAGAAGAACTAGTCAATGAGAGAACGAGGCTATTGTTTGAAGAGAAGCAGAAGACGGAAGATTTATTACATAGAATGCTACCAAA GTCCGTTGCGCGACGACTGACGACGGGTGAAGGCGTGGAGCCGGAGTCGTTCGACTCGGTGACGATCTACTTCAGTGACATAGTGGGCTTCACCGCCATGTCCGCGGAGAGCACGCCGCTGCAGGTCGTCAACTTCCTCAACGATCTCTACACCGTGTTCGACAGAATCATTAGAGGCTACGACGTCTATAAAGTGGAAACTATAGGCGACGCTTACATGGTG GTATCGGGTTTACCAATCAGAAACAACGACAAGCACGTGGGTGAAATCGCGTCGATGGCGTTGGAGTTATTAAACGCCGTCAAAAGTCACAAAATTTCGCACAGACCAAATGAAACTCTTAAACTTAGAATAGGAATACACACAG GGGCGGTAGTAGCAGGCGTAGTGGGTCTAACGATGCCTCGCTACTGTCTGTTCGGCGACACGGTGAACACGGCGTCGCGCATGGAATCCACGGGCGAGCCGCTCCGCATCCACATCTCGCCGAGTTGTAAACTAGCGCTCGACAAGATCGGCGGCTACATCGTGGAGCCCCGCGGCGCTATCGCCATCAAGGGGAAGGGGGAG attcaAACGTACTGGTTGGTGGGTACGACGGAGAAAGCGATCCAGAAGCGATTCGTGGAAGGCGACGACCTGCGGCCGCTGTTCTGTCGACCGAGGCGGAGCCCACGGCTCGCGGACTCGAGGCATCCTTCACTATCAG gcggcggcagcggcggcggcagcgTGGTGCGGCAGCGCGCGGCGTCGGGCGCGCGCGGCTCGCGCTGCTCGctgcccgcgcccgccgcgcccgcgcccggcaCGCCGCCCCCGCAGCGCCGCGCCAAGGACATGCTCGCCAAGGCCAG GAATGCGCTAAGTTCGATCGCGTCGTCGACGGCGGGCGAACGGGGCGAGCGGTCGCCGTCGCCGACGCGGACGCTGCGCTACGCGGCGTCGCTGGACGTGCTGCCCGAGCGGCGCCGCTCGCCGCGCCTGCGCCGCCAGCACACCACGCGCTCGCTCGACGCCGAGCCGGAGCCCGTGGCCACGCTCACGCGGCCCGGCGACCCCGTCTTCAACGGCACCGTCATCGGCATCCTCGCCGACCCGCGCCAGGAGGAGGACTCGCCGCTGCTGCGCAAGTGCAGCCTGTACAACAAGCCGCCCGCCAAGCGGAAGGTGCACGACTCGAGCTACATCGAGTTCTACAAGAAGTGGCGGTCGCTGGAGAACGTGGCGGACGCGGCGGAGGCGCGCAAGCTGCCGCGGCTGGCGCTGCGCTCGTGGCTGCTCGGCATCTTCGCCGGCCGCTCGTCCACGCCCTCGCTGCGCCGCGCGCCCGGCCCGCCGCTGCTCGACACCGAGTCGGCCGTGTGA